Proteins from a genomic interval of Oncorhynchus clarkii lewisi isolate Uvic-CL-2024 chromosome 15, UVic_Ocla_1.0, whole genome shotgun sequence:
- the LOC139367020 gene encoding uncharacterized abhydrolase domain-containing protein DDB_G0269086-like isoform X10: MVNKNGVKAEAATASGGGDVASGGVASGGGGAASGFSGTKIFTWFMVLALLGVWSSVAVVWLDLVDYDNVIGKLSAYDADGDGDFDVEDAKVLLGLTKEGGEITNENADSLEEIFGILAEEGSDWFHGFFTFLYDVISPPVEKVEDPESETAEEEGDADEKEVKTAAPKKETLKKAENIVEVPVPKTEKTKGSLLFNGDQSPGEVASKKNRTKEHPTRELGRKLKSALKEQLRMIHEKIEAQKIAEMALAEVRSILDKEEEERQLVNALELKRQEVAQKAQEMLEAQLREKREQEEKREAERKAQEQAGKERLEKEQLEQLEREEKEREAEEKAEKEQLEKEKLEKERIEKEKAELERMEKERLEKDRAAKEKAEKERLQKERVAKEKAEKERIEKERVAKEKAEKERIEKEQVAKEKAENERIEKERVAKEKAEKERIEKERVAKEKAEKERIEKERDAKEKAEKERIEKERVSKEKAEKERVEKERVAKEKAEKERVEKERAAKEKAEKERIEKERAAKEKAEKERIEKERVAKEKAEKERLEKERVAKEKAEKERLEKERVAKEKAEKERIERERVAKEKAEKERIEKERVAKEKAEKERIEKERVTKEKAEKERIEKERVAKEKAEKERIEKERVTKEKAEKERLEKERVAKEKAEKERIERERVAKEKAEKERIEKERVAKEKAEKERIEKERVAKEKAEKERIERERVAKEKAEKERIERERVAKEKAEKERIEKERVAKEKAEKERIEKERVAKEKAEKERIEKERVAKESEKERMERERVAKGSEKKRMKRERVAKGSEKKRMERERVAKGKERAEKEQQARELAAKEKERVAVKGHFVKEKTAKAKVETEQLPKIDREQLPKIDREQLPKVKAGKERAEKDPLLKEKIERERVVKEKRAKQAKEEMPEKNANNFTTTSKKEKILAIQDLLKPKATKVNKKWSFTG; encoded by the exons ATGGTGAATAAGAATGGTGTGAAAGCGGAGGCTGCTACTGCTAGTGGGGGTGGGGACGTTGCTAGTGGGGGTGTTGCTAGTGGGGGTGGAGGTGCTGCTAGTGGTTTTAGCGGCACTAAGATCTTCACCTGGTTCATGGTTCTGGCTCTGTTGGGGGTGTGGAGCTCCGTGGCAGTGGTGTGGTTAGATCTGGTGGACTACGACAACGTCATTG GTAAACTTTCAGCGTATGACGCAGATGGCGACGGGGACTTCGATGTGGAGGACGCCAAAGTACTACTTG GCTTGACCAAAGAGGGCGGTGAAATTACTAATGAAAACGCAGATTCCCTAGAGGAAATCTTCGGTATTTTAGCCGAGGAGGGCTCAGATTGGTTTCACGGCTTCTTCACGTTTCTCTATGACGTGATCTCTCCTCCCGTAGAGAAGGTGGAGGATCCAGAGAGTGAGACAGCAGAGGAGGAGGGTGATGCTG ACGAGAAAGAGGTCAAAACTGCTGCTCCCAAAAAGGAAACGCTGAAAAAAG CTGAGAATATTGTAGAGGTTCCCGTTCCAAAAACAGAAAAGACAAAAGGTAGCCTACTATTTAATGGTG ATCAGAGTCCTGGAGAGGTGGCTTCTAAAAAGAACAGAACAAAAG AGCACCCAACAAGAGAACTTGGGAGGAAATTAAAGTCAGCATTAAAGGAACAGTTGAGAATGATCCATGAGAAGATTGAAGCTCAAAAAATTGCTGAAATGGCTTTGGCTGAAGTGAGAAGTATCCTGgacaaagaggaggaagagagacaatTGGTCAATGCTCTGGAACTCAAGAGGCAAGAGGTGGCCCAAAAAGCCCAGGAAATGTTAGAGGCTCAACTTCGAGAGAAAAGAGAacaagaagagaaaagagaggctgagagaaaagCACAGGAGCAAGCCGGGAAAGAGAGGCTGGAGAAAGAGCAACTGGAGCagttggagagagaagagaaagagagggaagctGAGGAGAAGGCAGAAAAAGAGCAATTGGAGAAGGAaaagctagagaaagagaggatagaaAAGGAGAAGGCAGAGCTGGaaaggatggagaaagagagactggaaaaGGATCGAGCAGCCAAAGAGAAAGCAGAAAAGGAAAGACTACAGAAGGAACGGGTCGCCAAAGAGAAAGCAGAAAAGGAGAGGATTGAGAAGGAACGGGTCGCCAAAGAGAAAGCAGAAAAGGAGAGGATTGAGAAGGAACAGGTCGCCAAAGAGAAAGCAGAAAATGAGAGGATTGAGAAGGAACGGGTCGCCAAAGAGAAAGCAGAAAAGGAGAGGATTGAGAAGGAACGGGTCGCCAAAGAGAAAGCAGAAAAGGAGAGGATTGAGAAGGAACGGGACGCCAAAGAGAAAGCAGAAAAGGAGAGGATTGAGAAGGAACGGGTCTCCAAAGAGAAAGCAGAAaaggagagggttgagaaggAACGGGTCGCCAAAGAGAAAGCAGAAaaggagagggttgagaaggAACGGGCCGCCAAAGAGAAAGCAGAAAAGGAAAGGATTGAGAAGGAACGGGCCGCCAAAGAGAAAGCAGAAAAGGAAAGGATTGAGAAGGAACGGGTCGCCAAAGAGAAAGCAGAAAAGGAGAGGCTTGAAAAGGAACGGGTCGCCAAAGAGAAAGCAGAAAAGGAGAGGCTTGAAAAGGAACGGGTCGCCAAAGAGAAAGCAGAAAAGGAAAGGATTGAGAGGGAACGGGTCGCCAAAGAGAAAGCAGAAAAGGAGAGGATTGAGAAGGAACGGGTCGCCAAAGAGAAGGCAGAAAAGGAGAGGATTGAGAAGGAACGGGTCACCAAAGAGAAAGCAGAAAAGGAGAGGATTGAGAAGGAACGGGTCGCCAAAGAGAAGGCAGAAAAGGAGAGGATTGAGAAGGAACGGGTCACCAAAGAGAAAGCAGAAAAGGAGAGGCTTGAGAAGGAACGGGTCGCCAAAGAGAAAGCAGAAAAGGAGAGGATTGAGAGGGAACGGGTCGCCAAAGAGAAAGCAGAAAAGGAGAGGATTGAGAAGGAACGGGTCGCCAAAGAGAAAGCAGAAAAGGAGAGGATTGAGAAGGAACGGGTCGCCAAAGAGAAAGCAGAAAAGGAGAGGATTGAGAGGGAACGGGTCGCCAAAGAGAAAGCAGAAAAGGAGAGGATTGAGAGGGAACGGGTCGCCAAAGAGAAAGCAGAAAAGGAAAGGATTGAGAAGGAACGGGTCGCCAAAGAGAAAGCAGAAAAGGAGAGGATTGAGAAGGAACGGGTCGCCAAAGAGAAAGCAGAAAAGGAGAGGATTGAGAAGGAACGGGTCGCAAAGGAATCTGaaaaggagaggatggagagagaaagggtagCAAAGGGATCTGaaaagaagaggatgaagagagaaagggTTGCGAAGGGATCTGAAaagaagaggatggagagagaaagggtagcgaagggaaaggagagagcagagaaagagcaACAAGCCAGAGAGTTAGCTGCTAAAGAAAAGGAGAGAGTGGCGGTAAAAGGACACTTTGTCAAAGAAAAGACTGCAAAGGCCAAGGTTGAGACAGAACAGTTACCCAAGATAGACAGAGAACAGTTACCCAAGATAGACAGAGAACAGTTACCTAAGGTGAaggcagggaaggagagagcagaaaAAGATCCTCTACTCAAAGAaaagatagaaagggagagagttgtGAAAGAGAAAAGAGCCAAACAAGCAAAAGAGGAGATGCCAGAGAAAAATGCAAACAACTTCACAACTACAAGCAAGAAGGAAAAAATATTGGCTATACAAGATCTTCTGAAGCCTAAAGCCACCAAGGTGAACAAGAAATGGAGCTTCACAGGATGA
- the LOC139367020 gene encoding uncharacterized abhydrolase domain-containing protein DDB_G0269086-like isoform X7: MVNKNGVKAEAATASGGGDVASGGVASGGGGAASGFSGTKIFTWFMVLALLGVWSSVAVVWLDLVDYDNVIGKLSAYDADGDGDFDVEDAKVLLGLTKEGGEITNENADSLEEIFGILAEEGSDWFHGFFTFLYDVISPPVEKVEDPESETAEEEGDADEKEVKTAAPKKETLKKEDKKKAENIVEVPVPKTEKTKGSLLFNGDQSPGEVASKKNRTKEHPTRELGRKLKSALKEQLRMIHEKIEAQKIAEMALAEVRSILDKEEEERQLVNALELKRQEVAQKAQEMLEAQLREKREQEEKREAERKAQEQAGKERLEKEQLEQLEREEKEREAEEKAEKEQLEKEKLEKERIEKEKAELERMEKERLEKDRAAKEKAEKERLQKERVAKEKAEKERIEKERVAKEKAEKERIEKEQVAKEKAENERIEKERVAKEKAEKERIEKERVAKEKAEKERIEKERDAKEKAEKERIEKERVSKEKAEKERVEKERVAKEKAEKERVEKERAAKEKAEKERIEKERAAKEKAEKERIEKERVAKEKAEKERLEKERVAKEKAEKERLEKERVAKEKAEKERIERERVAKEKAEKERIEKERVAKEKAEKERIEKERVTKEKAEKERIEKERVAKEKAEKERIEKERVTKEKAEKERLEKERVAKEKAEKERIERERVAKEKAEKERIEKERVAKEKAEKERIEKERVAKEKAEKERIERERVAKEKAEKERIERERVAKEKAEKERIEKERVAKEKAEKERIEKERVAKEKAEKERIEKERVAKESEKERMERERVAKGSEKKRMKRERVAKGSEKKRMERERVAKGKERAEKEQQARELAAKEKERVAVKGHFVKEKTAKAKVETEQLPKIDREQLPKIDREQLPKVKAGKERAEKDPLLKEKIERERVVKEKRAKQAKEEMPEKNANNFTTTSKKEKILAIQDLLKPKATKVNKKWSFTG, translated from the exons ATGGTGAATAAGAATGGTGTGAAAGCGGAGGCTGCTACTGCTAGTGGGGGTGGGGACGTTGCTAGTGGGGGTGTTGCTAGTGGGGGTGGAGGTGCTGCTAGTGGTTTTAGCGGCACTAAGATCTTCACCTGGTTCATGGTTCTGGCTCTGTTGGGGGTGTGGAGCTCCGTGGCAGTGGTGTGGTTAGATCTGGTGGACTACGACAACGTCATTG GTAAACTTTCAGCGTATGACGCAGATGGCGACGGGGACTTCGATGTGGAGGACGCCAAAGTACTACTTG GCTTGACCAAAGAGGGCGGTGAAATTACTAATGAAAACGCAGATTCCCTAGAGGAAATCTTCGGTATTTTAGCCGAGGAGGGCTCAGATTGGTTTCACGGCTTCTTCACGTTTCTCTATGACGTGATCTCTCCTCCCGTAGAGAAGGTGGAGGATCCAGAGAGTGAGACAGCAGAGGAGGAGGGTGATGCTG ACGAGAAAGAGGTCAAAACTGCTGCTCCCAAAAAGGAAACGCTGAAAAAAG AGGACAAGAAAAAAG CTGAGAATATTGTAGAGGTTCCCGTTCCAAAAACAGAAAAGACAAAAGGTAGCCTACTATTTAATGGTG ATCAGAGTCCTGGAGAGGTGGCTTCTAAAAAGAACAGAACAAAAG AGCACCCAACAAGAGAACTTGGGAGGAAATTAAAGTCAGCATTAAAGGAACAGTTGAGAATGATCCATGAGAAGATTGAAGCTCAAAAAATTGCTGAAATGGCTTTGGCTGAAGTGAGAAGTATCCTGgacaaagaggaggaagagagacaatTGGTCAATGCTCTGGAACTCAAGAGGCAAGAGGTGGCCCAAAAAGCCCAGGAAATGTTAGAGGCTCAACTTCGAGAGAAAAGAGAacaagaagagaaaagagaggctgagagaaaagCACAGGAGCAAGCCGGGAAAGAGAGGCTGGAGAAAGAGCAACTGGAGCagttggagagagaagagaaagagagggaagctGAGGAGAAGGCAGAAAAAGAGCAATTGGAGAAGGAaaagctagagaaagagaggatagaaAAGGAGAAGGCAGAGCTGGaaaggatggagaaagagagactggaaaaGGATCGAGCAGCCAAAGAGAAAGCAGAAAAGGAAAGACTACAGAAGGAACGGGTCGCCAAAGAGAAAGCAGAAAAGGAGAGGATTGAGAAGGAACGGGTCGCCAAAGAGAAAGCAGAAAAGGAGAGGATTGAGAAGGAACAGGTCGCCAAAGAGAAAGCAGAAAATGAGAGGATTGAGAAGGAACGGGTCGCCAAAGAGAAAGCAGAAAAGGAGAGGATTGAGAAGGAACGGGTCGCCAAAGAGAAAGCAGAAAAGGAGAGGATTGAGAAGGAACGGGACGCCAAAGAGAAAGCAGAAAAGGAGAGGATTGAGAAGGAACGGGTCTCCAAAGAGAAAGCAGAAaaggagagggttgagaaggAACGGGTCGCCAAAGAGAAAGCAGAAaaggagagggttgagaaggAACGGGCCGCCAAAGAGAAAGCAGAAAAGGAAAGGATTGAGAAGGAACGGGCCGCCAAAGAGAAAGCAGAAAAGGAAAGGATTGAGAAGGAACGGGTCGCCAAAGAGAAAGCAGAAAAGGAGAGGCTTGAAAAGGAACGGGTCGCCAAAGAGAAAGCAGAAAAGGAGAGGCTTGAAAAGGAACGGGTCGCCAAAGAGAAAGCAGAAAAGGAAAGGATTGAGAGGGAACGGGTCGCCAAAGAGAAAGCAGAAAAGGAGAGGATTGAGAAGGAACGGGTCGCCAAAGAGAAGGCAGAAAAGGAGAGGATTGAGAAGGAACGGGTCACCAAAGAGAAAGCAGAAAAGGAGAGGATTGAGAAGGAACGGGTCGCCAAAGAGAAGGCAGAAAAGGAGAGGATTGAGAAGGAACGGGTCACCAAAGAGAAAGCAGAAAAGGAGAGGCTTGAGAAGGAACGGGTCGCCAAAGAGAAAGCAGAAAAGGAGAGGATTGAGAGGGAACGGGTCGCCAAAGAGAAAGCAGAAAAGGAGAGGATTGAGAAGGAACGGGTCGCCAAAGAGAAAGCAGAAAAGGAGAGGATTGAGAAGGAACGGGTCGCCAAAGAGAAAGCAGAAAAGGAGAGGATTGAGAGGGAACGGGTCGCCAAAGAGAAAGCAGAAAAGGAGAGGATTGAGAGGGAACGGGTCGCCAAAGAGAAAGCAGAAAAGGAAAGGATTGAGAAGGAACGGGTCGCCAAAGAGAAAGCAGAAAAGGAGAGGATTGAGAAGGAACGGGTCGCCAAAGAGAAAGCAGAAAAGGAGAGGATTGAGAAGGAACGGGTCGCAAAGGAATCTGaaaaggagaggatggagagagaaagggtagCAAAGGGATCTGaaaagaagaggatgaagagagaaagggTTGCGAAGGGATCTGAAaagaagaggatggagagagaaagggtagcgaagggaaaggagagagcagagaaagagcaACAAGCCAGAGAGTTAGCTGCTAAAGAAAAGGAGAGAGTGGCGGTAAAAGGACACTTTGTCAAAGAAAAGACTGCAAAGGCCAAGGTTGAGACAGAACAGTTACCCAAGATAGACAGAGAACAGTTACCCAAGATAGACAGAGAACAGTTACCTAAGGTGAaggcagggaaggagagagcagaaaAAGATCCTCTACTCAAAGAaaagatagaaagggagagagttgtGAAAGAGAAAAGAGCCAAACAAGCAAAAGAGGAGATGCCAGAGAAAAATGCAAACAACTTCACAACTACAAGCAAGAAGGAAAAAATATTGGCTATACAAGATCTTCTGAAGCCTAAAGCCACCAAGGTGAACAAGAAATGGAGCTTCACAGGATGA
- the LOC139367020 gene encoding uncharacterized abhydrolase domain-containing protein DDB_G0269086-like isoform X16, whose product MEETVLEEPICEEAVLAEEIPEVKPAAMVNKNGVKAEAATASGGGDVASGGVASGGGGAASGFSGTKIFTWFMVLALLGVWSSVAVVWLDLVDYDNVIGKLSAYDADGDGDFDVEDAKVLLDEKEVKTAAPKKETLKKDQSPGEVASKKNRTKEHPTRELGRKLKSALKEQLRMIHEKIEAQKIAEMALAEVRSILDKEEEERQLVNALELKRQEVAQKAQEMLEAQLREKREQEEKREAERKAQEQAGKERLEKEQLEQLEREEKEREAEEKAEKEQLEKEKLEKERIEKEKAELERMEKERLEKDRAAKEKAEKERLQKERVAKEKAEKERIEKERVAKEKAEKERIEKEQVAKEKAENERIEKERVAKEKAEKERIEKERVAKEKAEKERIEKERDAKEKAEKERIEKERVSKEKAEKERVEKERVAKEKAEKERVEKERAAKEKAEKERIEKERAAKEKAEKERIEKERVAKEKAEKERLEKERVAKEKAEKERLEKERVAKEKAEKERIERERVAKEKAEKERIEKERVAKEKAEKERIEKERVTKEKAEKERIEKERVAKEKAEKERIEKERVTKEKAEKERLEKERVAKEKAEKERIERERVAKEKAEKERIEKERVAKEKAEKERIEKERVAKEKAEKERIERERVAKEKAEKERIERERVAKEKAEKERIEKERVAKEKAEKERIEKERVAKEKAEKERIEKERVAKESEKERMERERVAKGSEKKRMKRERVAKGSEKKRMERERVAKGKERAEKEQQARELAAKEKERVAVKGHFVKEKTAKAKVETEQLPKIDREQLPKIDREQLPKVKAGKERAEKDPLLKEKIERERVVKEKRAKQAKEEMPEKNANNFTTTSKKEKILAIQDLLKPKATKVNKKWSFTG is encoded by the exons atgGAGGAAACTGTGTTGGAGGAACCTATCTGTGAAGAAGCCGTATTGGCTGAAGAAATCCCAG AGGTGAAGCCCGCAGCAATGGTGAATAAGAATGGTGTGAAAGCGGAGGCTGCTACTGCTAGTGGGGGTGGGGACGTTGCTAGTGGGGGTGTTGCTAGTGGGGGTGGAGGTGCTGCTAGTGGTTTTAGCGGCACTAAGATCTTCACCTGGTTCATGGTTCTGGCTCTGTTGGGGGTGTGGAGCTCCGTGGCAGTGGTGTGGTTAGATCTGGTGGACTACGACAACGTCATTG GTAAACTTTCAGCGTATGACGCAGATGGCGACGGGGACTTCGATGTGGAGGACGCCAAAGTACTACTTG ACGAGAAAGAGGTCAAAACTGCTGCTCCCAAAAAGGAAACGCTGAAAAAAG ATCAGAGTCCTGGAGAGGTGGCTTCTAAAAAGAACAGAACAAAAG AGCACCCAACAAGAGAACTTGGGAGGAAATTAAAGTCAGCATTAAAGGAACAGTTGAGAATGATCCATGAGAAGATTGAAGCTCAAAAAATTGCTGAAATGGCTTTGGCTGAAGTGAGAAGTATCCTGgacaaagaggaggaagagagacaatTGGTCAATGCTCTGGAACTCAAGAGGCAAGAGGTGGCCCAAAAAGCCCAGGAAATGTTAGAGGCTCAACTTCGAGAGAAAAGAGAacaagaagagaaaagagaggctgagagaaaagCACAGGAGCAAGCCGGGAAAGAGAGGCTGGAGAAAGAGCAACTGGAGCagttggagagagaagagaaagagagggaagctGAGGAGAAGGCAGAAAAAGAGCAATTGGAGAAGGAaaagctagagaaagagaggatagaaAAGGAGAAGGCAGAGCTGGaaaggatggagaaagagagactggaaaaGGATCGAGCAGCCAAAGAGAAAGCAGAAAAGGAAAGACTACAGAAGGAACGGGTCGCCAAAGAGAAAGCAGAAAAGGAGAGGATTGAGAAGGAACGGGTCGCCAAAGAGAAAGCAGAAAAGGAGAGGATTGAGAAGGAACAGGTCGCCAAAGAGAAAGCAGAAAATGAGAGGATTGAGAAGGAACGGGTCGCCAAAGAGAAAGCAGAAAAGGAGAGGATTGAGAAGGAACGGGTCGCCAAAGAGAAAGCAGAAAAGGAGAGGATTGAGAAGGAACGGGACGCCAAAGAGAAAGCAGAAAAGGAGAGGATTGAGAAGGAACGGGTCTCCAAAGAGAAAGCAGAAaaggagagggttgagaaggAACGGGTCGCCAAAGAGAAAGCAGAAaaggagagggttgagaaggAACGGGCCGCCAAAGAGAAAGCAGAAAAGGAAAGGATTGAGAAGGAACGGGCCGCCAAAGAGAAAGCAGAAAAGGAAAGGATTGAGAAGGAACGGGTCGCCAAAGAGAAAGCAGAAAAGGAGAGGCTTGAAAAGGAACGGGTCGCCAAAGAGAAAGCAGAAAAGGAGAGGCTTGAAAAGGAACGGGTCGCCAAAGAGAAAGCAGAAAAGGAAAGGATTGAGAGGGAACGGGTCGCCAAAGAGAAAGCAGAAAAGGAGAGGATTGAGAAGGAACGGGTCGCCAAAGAGAAGGCAGAAAAGGAGAGGATTGAGAAGGAACGGGTCACCAAAGAGAAAGCAGAAAAGGAGAGGATTGAGAAGGAACGGGTCGCCAAAGAGAAGGCAGAAAAGGAGAGGATTGAGAAGGAACGGGTCACCAAAGAGAAAGCAGAAAAGGAGAGGCTTGAGAAGGAACGGGTCGCCAAAGAGAAAGCAGAAAAGGAGAGGATTGAGAGGGAACGGGTCGCCAAAGAGAAAGCAGAAAAGGAGAGGATTGAGAAGGAACGGGTCGCCAAAGAGAAAGCAGAAAAGGAGAGGATTGAGAAGGAACGGGTCGCCAAAGAGAAAGCAGAAAAGGAGAGGATTGAGAGGGAACGGGTCGCCAAAGAGAAAGCAGAAAAGGAGAGGATTGAGAGGGAACGGGTCGCCAAAGAGAAAGCAGAAAAGGAAAGGATTGAGAAGGAACGGGTCGCCAAAGAGAAAGCAGAAAAGGAGAGGATTGAGAAGGAACGGGTCGCCAAAGAGAAAGCAGAAAAGGAGAGGATTGAGAAGGAACGGGTCGCAAAGGAATCTGaaaaggagaggatggagagagaaagggtagCAAAGGGATCTGaaaagaagaggatgaagagagaaagggTTGCGAAGGGATCTGAAaagaagaggatggagagagaaagggtagcgaagggaaaggagagagcagagaaagagcaACAAGCCAGAGAGTTAGCTGCTAAAGAAAAGGAGAGAGTGGCGGTAAAAGGACACTTTGTCAAAGAAAAGACTGCAAAGGCCAAGGTTGAGACAGAACAGTTACCCAAGATAGACAGAGAACAGTTACCCAAGATAGACAGAGAACAGTTACCTAAGGTGAaggcagggaaggagagagcagaaaAAGATCCTCTACTCAAAGAaaagatagaaagggagagagttgtGAAAGAGAAAAGAGCCAAACAAGCAAAAGAGGAGATGCCAGAGAAAAATGCAAACAACTTCACAACTACAAGCAAGAAGGAAAAAATATTGGCTATACAAGATCTTCTGAAGCCTAAAGCCACCAAGGTGAACAAGAAATGGAGCTTCACAGGATGA